The Calditerrivibrio sp. DNA window ATATACACTGGAGCAGGTAATAATAGGGAAAAAGTTTTTTATATTTCTTATAGCTTTTAAGAGGAACTCCCCTTTAGGGTTTTTATTACTACCTAATCCTAAAATAACTTTTTTCATTTCAGTTTCTTATCTTATTCCCAATGTCGACCAAAGCTTCCACAAATGTTGGATAAGAGAAGATATGTTTAGAAATCTCATCCAGATTAAGCTTCATCTTGATTATAAGGGAAAATATAGGTAAGAGTTCGTTGGCACCTTTACCTATTATGTGAGCACCTAATACTTTTTTGGTATTCTTTTCTATGATTACCTTTATCGAACCTTTTGAGTGTCCTGTAATTATGGACATTTCAAGATCGGAAAAAGAGTATTTGATGGTTTGGATAGAATATTTTTTGGATATAGCTTCCTGTTCAGTTAATCCCACACTTGCAATCTCTGGATCAATATACAATACTTTTGGAAAGATGAAGTTTATATTATCATCACTTTTACCAAGTATTGATTTTACTACTATTTCTGATGAAAGATAAGCCCAGTTTAAAAACATAAATTTGCCAGCAGCATCACCTACAAAATAAATATCTTTGTTAGTAGTGCTATTTAGTGTTTTTTCAATAACCGGCAGATCGTTTTCTAATGCTACACCGGCTGATTCCAAAGATAGATTCTTTATATTTGGTAAGCGGCCTACAGCTATAAATACTTCGTCAGATTGTATTTTCTCATTGTCAAGGAATATTAGAGTCTTATTACCGATTCTTTCTATGTTTGTTACAGTTTTTTCTTTAATGATGTTTATACCATCTTTTTTTAGCATCTCTTCGCACTTTTTTGTAATATAATCATCAAAGGTATAAAGTATCTTATCTTTGGATTCAACAACAGTAACATGACAACCTATCCTTTTAAAAAAAGTGGCGTATTCAATACCTATAAATCCACCTCCAATTATGGTTATAGAGGTTGGTATTTTCTCCATATTGATGATGTTTAATGGATCCAAATGTTTTTTTCCAGCTGCAAAAGGGAGAGTTTTAGGATAGGAACCAGTGGCTATAATTGCTTTGTCAAAGTTTAACTCTTCCGACTTTTTGTTTGAATGAATAATAGTAATAGAATGTCTGGATGTAAAGGAAGCAGTCCCTTCTATTTGAAGAACATTGTAATCATTAAGATCATCCTTATAGGCTTTGAATATCTTTGAAGAAGCGTTTTCTATATATT harbors:
- a CDS encoding NAD(P)/FAD-dependent oxidoreductase; translation: MPPDTSKIEIVVIGAGPAGVSTAIELAKAGKKVAIIDKDINSSIKLSGSTVSNTLLYLSYLYNRLKTKTSHFITYNTETVPEPIFDLKKMRKYIENASSKIFKAYKDDLNDYNVLQIEGTASFTSRHSITIIHSNKKSEELNFDKAIIATGSYPKTLPFAAGKKHLDPLNIINMEKIPTSITIIGGGFIGIEYATFFKRIGCHVTVVESKDKILYTFDDYITKKCEEMLKKDGINIIKEKTVTNIERIGNKTLIFLDNEKIQSDEVFIAVGRLPNIKNLSLESAGVALENDLPVIEKTLNSTTNKDIYFVGDAAGKFMFLNWAYLSSEIVVKSILGKSDDNINFIFPKVLYIDPEIASVGLTEQEAISKKYSIQTIKYSFSDLEMSIITGHSKGSIKVIIEKNTKKVLGAHIIGKGANELLPIFSLIIKMKLNLDEISKHIFSYPTFVEALVDIGNKIRN